Proteins encoded by one window of Dialister pneumosintes:
- a CDS encoding AAA family ATPase → MKITDLQLEDYGIYKKVSIKPPQNQLVVVMGQNESGKTTLLHFIRDMLFGFSRGNWKGRKGNMAFIRSNGDTYRLFRHEKDTCFIDAANEKYTEELPELWWHGLTRSMYEHIFAVGLEDLQGTRLLTDESVKSRFFMMQGGDHLNDAKEVVQKQMGDLLIASLQGKRKINMLLLKKRELDQEISLLSTQETKFAVLQKRQSEVTEQLKTLKNDLKNKRDTYRALGKRLGAWEYYKKAKEIKRGLDLSKEVKVFPSNGKEQWNKLMGRMKVIHEQKEALQGKIDSYTPKQKEQIIPWVGLEQELEQLYVDLGQWKQTLLDGEDLSHQRDAWCKEHSHLGYTLSLWGEPLNPSEEWKSINWEDGRLLAKGVSIRQNELHFWEQREPHIEELPDIQTDKGIITDEKEWNAFENNAIRLEELIREESNLSKNLIILRKEAEKKYTIWFWMGFVLLMVATAGIGAFFAAFSGTIALYIAAGCLGVGIFFLFINAMISRLKNNKLHKALNAQSALAGERENIVDELPVEAPESEEDLQTFHNVLQEMRSTFYQTQASLQALSWKKETIRQQEETHNQWKAEGELLKKAKTEAINRWEEWLTHNKLPVVPAEKLSQLQEEWQKIYASKGKGKIIDALIEKNKKQLQVFEERAICIINVTGVNLSVHPETIAGIYEENRNRSLQWQSISEKNKQHEVFLSEMKKIEKDWNTCQKEMQTLMDFVHATTAEEFAERVTAHEHHDQLLKDWANIKQDLRFYAGSDEEYHKLWTSLQTGQYDTWMTSYEQLKVQIEEGDIQLAALQKEAGALENEIFRLAKDESITKKLQERQEIISDLQMLLCDWMKYKYTDYLIAQAQKKYEIGKRPAVLKQANEFLQAMTANKYSLVVNEEGDDVVLVDKTHNRKNDRIWSSGTGDQVYLSIRLAMALAFGKQVETLPIVLDDIFVRFDEDRQRQTLRFLMELGKEQQIFLFTCHKRTMEIAQEVGKELQTGAFIRLQSGQVVTDFNTSSNNL, encoded by the coding sequence ATGAAAATTACTGACCTGCAATTGGAAGATTATGGAATTTATAAAAAAGTGTCTATAAAACCACCGCAAAATCAATTGGTAGTGGTTATGGGACAGAATGAAAGTGGAAAAACAACCTTACTGCATTTTATACGTGATATGTTATTCGGTTTTAGCAGAGGTAATTGGAAAGGCCGTAAGGGGAATATGGCTTTTATTCGTTCAAATGGAGATACATATCGTCTTTTTAGACATGAAAAAGATACTTGTTTTATTGATGCTGCCAATGAAAAATATACAGAGGAATTGCCGGAGTTGTGGTGGCATGGTTTAACACGTTCTATGTATGAACATATATTTGCTGTGGGACTTGAAGACTTACAAGGGACTCGTTTATTGACGGACGAAAGTGTAAAAAGTCGTTTTTTCATGATGCAAGGTGGCGATCATTTAAATGATGCTAAAGAAGTAGTGCAAAAACAAATGGGAGACTTGTTAATTGCTTCTTTACAAGGAAAAAGAAAAATTAATATGCTTCTTTTGAAAAAGAGAGAATTGGATCAGGAAATTTCTCTTTTATCTACACAAGAAACGAAATTTGCAGTCTTGCAAAAAAGACAATCGGAAGTGACGGAACAGTTAAAGACACTTAAGAATGACTTAAAAAATAAGAGGGATACTTATCGTGCACTTGGAAAGCGTTTAGGGGCATGGGAGTACTATAAGAAAGCAAAAGAAATTAAGCGTGGACTTGATTTGAGCAAAGAAGTCAAAGTGTTTCCTTCTAATGGAAAAGAACAATGGAATAAGCTTATGGGACGAATGAAAGTCATTCATGAGCAAAAAGAAGCATTGCAGGGGAAAATTGACTCTTATACACCAAAGCAAAAAGAGCAGATTATTCCATGGGTTGGCTTAGAACAGGAGTTGGAACAGCTTTATGTTGATTTAGGACAATGGAAACAAACTCTTTTGGATGGAGAAGATTTATCACACCAAAGAGATGCTTGGTGTAAAGAGCATAGTCACTTAGGATATACTCTTTCTTTATGGGGAGAGCCTCTTAATCCATCAGAAGAGTGGAAATCCATTAATTGGGAAGATGGTAGATTGTTAGCTAAAGGGGTAAGCATTAGACAAAATGAGCTTCACTTTTGGGAGCAAAGAGAACCTCATATAGAAGAGTTACCGGATATACAAACAGATAAAGGTATTATTACTGATGAAAAAGAGTGGAATGCTTTTGAAAATAATGCAATTCGTTTAGAAGAACTTATTCGTGAAGAGAGCAACTTATCAAAAAATTTAATTATTCTAAGAAAAGAAGCAGAAAAGAAATATACGATTTGGTTTTGGATGGGGTTCGTATTATTGATGGTAGCTACGGCTGGTATAGGAGCGTTTTTTGCGGCATTTTCCGGAACGATAGCACTTTACATTGCAGCAGGATGTTTAGGTGTAGGTATATTTTTCTTATTTATAAATGCTATGATATCCAGACTGAAAAATAATAAGTTACATAAAGCACTTAATGCACAATCTGCTCTTGCGGGAGAAAGGGAAAATATAGTAGACGAATTACCGGTAGAGGCACCGGAATCTGAAGAAGATTTACAGACGTTCCATAATGTATTACAAGAAATGAGAAGTACTTTTTATCAAACACAAGCTTCTTTACAAGCTTTATCATGGAAAAAAGAAACTATTAGGCAACAAGAAGAAACTCATAATCAATGGAAAGCAGAAGGTGAGCTTTTAAAGAAAGCGAAAACAGAAGCAATTAACCGGTGGGAAGAGTGGCTAACACATAATAAACTTCCTGTTGTACCTGCAGAGAAATTAAGCCAGTTGCAAGAAGAATGGCAAAAAATCTATGCATCCAAAGGTAAAGGGAAAATTATTGATGCGCTGATAGAGAAGAACAAGAAACAACTACAAGTATTTGAAGAGCGTGCTATTTGTATTATTAATGTAACAGGAGTTAATCTTTCTGTACATCCGGAGACTATTGCGGGAATTTATGAGGAAAATAGAAATCGTAGTTTGCAATGGCAGAGTATTTCAGAGAAAAACAAACAACATGAAGTATTTTTATCTGAAATGAAAAAAATAGAGAAAGATTGGAACACTTGTCAGAAAGAAATGCAAACACTTATGGATTTTGTACATGCAACCACTGCGGAAGAGTTTGCAGAAAGAGTTACGGCTCATGAACATCATGATCAGTTATTAAAAGATTGGGCAAATATTAAACAGGATCTCCGTTTTTATGCAGGAAGTGATGAAGAATATCATAAGCTTTGGACATCTTTGCAAACCGGACAATATGATACTTGGATGACATCTTACGAGCAGCTGAAAGTGCAAATTGAAGAAGGTGACATACAATTAGCTGCTTTGCAAAAAGAGGCGGGAGCTTTAGAAAATGAGATTTTTAGATTAGCTAAAGATGAGTCGATTACTAAAAAATTACAAGAACGGCAAGAAATTATAAGTGATTTACAAATGTTGTTGTGTGATTGGATGAAATATAAATATACAGATTATTTAATTGCACAAGCACAGAAAAAATATGAAATAGGAAAACGTCCTGCCGTATTAAAACAGGCAAATGAATTTTTGCAAGCTATGACTGCCAATAAATACTCTTTAGTAGTCAATGAAGAAGGGGATGACGTTGTTTTAGTTGATAAAACACATAATAGAAAGAATGATAGAATTTGGTCGTCCGGAACGGGAGATCAAGTTTACCTTTCTATACGTTTGGCAATGGCATTGGCATTTGGGAAACAGGTTGAAACATTACCTATCGTATTGGATGATATTTTTGTTCGATTTGATGAAGATAGACAACGTCAAACTTTACGTTTTTTGATGGAATTAGGGAAAGAACAACAAATTTTCTTATTTACCTGTCATAAACGTACGATGGAGATTGCACAGGAAGTAGGAAAAGAATTACAAACAGGGGCATTCATTAGATTACAGTCAGGACAAGTAGTTACTGATTTTAATACAAGTAGCAATAATCTATAA
- a CDS encoding metallophosphoesterase family protein, whose product MGKHFSFVHCADLHLGEPFEGLRSGVVGPWTEAIGKATFKAFERVVDIALEKRANAILISGDIYNSNHHSLAAQMAFGRELYRAAQAGIQVFIVHGNHDAEDAWKADIPLPESVHVFASDKVSSVPLLINGEKVATIYGISYKTMHNKENVAKEFHKQADDVFAIGMLHTEVGNAESPYAPCTIDDLVSSGIDYWALGHVHTKQIVKEKPYIVYPGNTQGLSSREQGARGCYFVDVGAFGTVNMEFIDTDAIRWMDMTIDISSIKNQEELIGLVLKERASFKELTERPDIVRLILIGRGPLHKIISSEEGREYILQAINAKEQFRYIFAYFSQIIDRTKPVLDLEERRKLPDILADYLHSYDAVAKLPDIEKIKVLKEVLAETAEFKKMPELMNYISEEMIKESFSGAENEGAERISLEDIDENY is encoded by the coding sequence ATGGGTAAGCATTTTTCTTTTGTCCATTGTGCAGATCTTCACTTAGGAGAACCTTTTGAGGGGTTACGGAGCGGTGTAGTCGGGCCATGGACGGAGGCTATTGGTAAAGCTACATTTAAAGCCTTTGAACGTGTAGTTGATATAGCACTGGAAAAGAGAGCCAATGCTATTCTCATATCCGGAGATATATATAATAGTAATCATCATAGTTTGGCTGCACAGATGGCTTTTGGACGAGAATTATATCGTGCGGCACAAGCCGGTATTCAAGTTTTTATTGTGCATGGGAATCATGATGCGGAAGATGCTTGGAAGGCGGATATTCCGTTACCGGAATCCGTACATGTTTTTGCAAGCGATAAAGTTTCCTCTGTACCACTTCTTATAAATGGAGAGAAAGTAGCAACTATATATGGAATAAGTTATAAAACTATGCATAATAAGGAGAATGTTGCTAAAGAGTTTCACAAGCAGGCGGATGATGTTTTTGCTATTGGTATGTTACATACTGAAGTTGGAAATGCAGAAAGTCCATATGCTCCTTGTACAATAGATGATCTTGTATCTTCCGGTATAGATTATTGGGCATTAGGACATGTGCACACTAAACAAATTGTGAAAGAAAAACCTTATATAGTATATCCCGGGAATACACAAGGACTTAGTAGTCGTGAGCAAGGAGCAAGAGGATGCTATTTTGTTGATGTAGGTGCTTTCGGCACTGTGAATATGGAGTTTATTGATACAGATGCTATTCGATGGATGGATATGACAATAGATATTTCATCGATTAAGAATCAAGAAGAACTTATTGGATTGGTTTTAAAAGAGCGGGCAAGTTTTAAAGAATTAACGGAAAGGCCTGATATTGTAAGACTTATACTGATAGGAAGAGGCCCTCTTCATAAAATTATTTCCTCGGAAGAAGGACGAGAATATATTTTACAGGCTATCAATGCAAAAGAACAGTTTAGATATATTTTTGCTTATTTCAGTCAAATTATTGATCGGACTAAACCTGTATTAGATTTAGAAGAAAGAAGAAAATTGCCGGATATATTAGCGGATTATTTGCATTCCTATGATGCAGTAGCGAAATTACCGGATATAGAGAAGATAAAAGTATTAAAAGAAGTTCTTGCAGAAACAGCAGAATTTAAGAAAATGCCTGAACTTATGAATTATATTTCTGAAGAAATGATAAAAGAATCTTTTTCCGGTGCAGAGAATGAAGGTGCGGAAAGAATTTCTTTGGAGGACATTGATGAAAATTACTGA
- a CDS encoding DUF1292 domain-containing protein, giving the protein MTNEKNRESIPVVVTDPDGFEREFVEEAVIPFAGKHFAVLVSIPDSMNDEEEPDIILAKMIINEQGETEYIAPSDDEFEAVASIYEKM; this is encoded by the coding sequence ATGACTAATGAAAAAAATAGAGAATCCATTCCGGTCGTAGTTACCGATCCGGATGGATTTGAAAGAGAATTTGTAGAAGAAGCAGTTATTCCTTTTGCCGGAAAACATTTTGCCGTATTAGTATCTATTCCTGATTCTATGAATGATGAGGAAGAACCGGATATTATCCTTGCAAAAATGATTATCAATGAGCAGGGGGAAACTGAATATATTGCTCCCAGTGATGACGAGTTTGAGGCGGTAGCATCTATTTACGAGAAGATGTAA
- the ruvX gene encoding Holliday junction resolvase RuvX: MRIMALDVGSQTIGVAVSDPFGWTAQGLETIRHTTREKDFSRLRELTNQYQVEEFVLGMPYNMNGTKGVRAERTEEFAQELAAAFPDIPYHFWDERLTTAMAEKELIAADVSRKKRKQVIDKMAAVVILQGYLDRLSIQKRSQQND; encoded by the coding sequence ATGAGAATTATGGCATTAGATGTAGGATCTCAAACGATTGGGGTTGCAGTGAGTGATCCATTTGGTTGGACGGCACAAGGACTCGAAACAATCCGTCATACGACGAGAGAAAAAGATTTTTCACGTCTTCGTGAGCTTACTAACCAATATCAAGTAGAAGAATTTGTTTTGGGGATGCCATACAATATGAATGGTACTAAAGGTGTAAGAGCAGAACGTACAGAAGAATTTGCACAAGAATTAGCAGCAGCTTTTCCTGATATTCCATATCATTTTTGGGACGAAAGATTAACTACTGCCATGGCTGAAAAAGAACTTATAGCAGCAGATGTAAGTAGGAAGAAAAGAAAACAAGTTATTGATAAAATGGCAGCGGTGGTTATTTTACAAGGGTATTTGGATCGATTGAGCATACAAAAAAGGAGTCAGCAGAATGACTAA
- a CDS encoding IreB family regulatory phosphoprotein — MSVTDKTILLGNQQDDVENRQAAMVLEEVFAALKEAGHNPVVQLVGYLVSGEPTYITSLHDARKIISGIERDELVEEMVRFYVKHREL; from the coding sequence ATGTCAGTAACAGATAAGACCATATTACTTGGTAATCAGCAGGATGATGTTGAGAATAGACAAGCTGCGATGGTTTTAGAAGAAGTGTTTGCCGCCCTTAAAGAAGCGGGACATAATCCGGTAGTACAATTGGTAGGATATCTTGTTTCAGGTGAACCTACTTATATAACAAGTCTTCATGATGCAAGAAAAATTATTTCCGGCATTGAGCGAGATGAATTGGTTGAAGAAATGGTTCGTTTCTATGTTAAACATAGGGAGTTGTAA
- the alaS gene encoding alanine--tRNA ligase encodes MKGNDIRKEYLSFFESKGHLKLDSFSLIPKDDPSLLLIGAGMAPLKPYFTGKVEPPCHRITTSQKCIRTGDIENVGRTARHHTFFEMLGNFSFGDYFKKEAISWAWEFLTEVVKLEKEKLYVTVYPKDKEAYDYWKNMIGIPENHIFALEDNFWEIGEGPCGPDTEIFYDQGEEFGTDPANQMGGDGDRFLEIWNLVFSQFDRQKDGSYLTLAKKNIDTGAGLERLAAVLQHKKNNFETDLFFPIMQEASKLAKVEYGVNPQGDIALKVIADHSRAITNLISDGVLPSNEGRGYVLRRVLRRAIRFGKLIGIQEQFMSQMIDVVIAMMKPAYPELLEKQSFIKKVASVEEARFQSTLNAGMDLLSEVMEDAKKKKQDSLSGADVFKLYDTYGFPWELTEEIAQEQGLSIDKDGFVTSMNEQKERARNARAKVSMKVVTPDTTGVDSSRLTYEDCDGETEVVLLGKNGQEIQSATDGEEVTVILANNPFHAEGGGQIGDTGRIIGKSGVITVENCRTLPDGISYVIGTVSEGIIELNSSVNVIVDRERRHALARNHTGTHLLQAALRKVLGNTVNQAGSLVLPDRLRFDFTWPEAISAKQLCEVERLVNEEIVKGTPVEFCTMPIVEAKKLGAMALFGEKYADVVRVVSVKDFSIELCGGSHVSNTGEIGSFRIVSESGIGSGIRRIEAITGLAAYDAMDKDRQLINRAAYLLKGKPEEITERIEKLSLALKEAKQAMDKLKAKHAKDTIGDLLAKAEEKNGVAYLGAVVEAEDMNELRKIADLVKDKLDKGAFILGCVSGDKVNFVGMASKDAVAQGVHMGKVVSAAAKICNGGGGGKPDKAQAGGKDVSKLDAAIAEGIQLIIGMLN; translated from the coding sequence ATGAAAGGCAATGATATTAGAAAAGAATACCTATCTTTTTTTGAATCGAAAGGACATTTAAAATTAGATAGCTTTTCATTAATTCCAAAAGATGACCCCAGTTTGTTGTTAATTGGAGCAGGTATGGCACCTCTTAAGCCATATTTTACAGGAAAGGTAGAGCCTCCTTGTCATCGTATTACAACCAGCCAAAAATGTATTCGTACGGGGGATATTGAAAATGTAGGTCGTACGGCTCGACATCATACATTTTTTGAAATGTTGGGAAATTTTTCTTTTGGAGATTACTTTAAAAAAGAAGCTATTTCTTGGGCATGGGAATTTTTAACGGAAGTAGTTAAGTTAGAAAAAGAAAAATTATATGTGACTGTTTATCCTAAAGATAAGGAAGCGTATGATTACTGGAAGAATATGATAGGAATACCGGAAAATCATATTTTTGCATTAGAAGATAATTTTTGGGAAATTGGAGAAGGTCCTTGTGGTCCGGATACAGAAATATTCTATGATCAAGGGGAAGAATTCGGTACAGACCCTGCCAATCAGATGGGGGGAGATGGAGACCGTTTCCTGGAAATTTGGAATTTGGTATTCAGTCAATTTGATAGACAAAAAGATGGTTCTTATTTAACTTTGGCTAAGAAGAATATTGATACCGGTGCCGGTCTTGAACGATTGGCAGCTGTTTTACAACATAAGAAAAATAATTTTGAAACGGACTTATTTTTCCCGATTATGCAAGAAGCTTCTAAATTGGCTAAAGTAGAATATGGCGTTAATCCGCAAGGCGATATTGCCTTAAAAGTTATTGCGGATCATTCTCGTGCAATTACCAATCTTATTTCTGATGGCGTACTTCCTTCTAACGAAGGACGTGGATATGTTCTTCGTCGAGTATTGCGTAGAGCCATTCGATTCGGAAAATTGATTGGAATTCAAGAACAATTCATGTCTCAAATGATTGACGTTGTTATTGCTATGATGAAGCCTGCTTATCCGGAATTATTGGAGAAACAAAGCTTCATTAAAAAAGTTGCAAGTGTTGAAGAAGCAAGATTCCAATCAACTTTAAATGCAGGCATGGATTTGTTGTCTGAAGTTATGGAAGATGCGAAGAAGAAAAAACAGGATAGCTTATCCGGTGCGGATGTATTTAAACTTTATGATACTTATGGATTTCCTTGGGAATTAACGGAAGAAATTGCACAAGAACAGGGACTTTCTATCGATAAAGACGGATTTGTTACTTCTATGAATGAACAAAAAGAACGTGCACGTAATGCACGTGCTAAAGTATCTATGAAAGTGGTTACTCCGGATACAACAGGAGTGGATTCTTCTCGATTGACATACGAAGATTGTGATGGGGAAACAGAAGTTGTACTTCTTGGGAAGAATGGACAAGAAATTCAATCTGCAACTGATGGAGAAGAAGTAACCGTTATTTTAGCTAATAATCCTTTCCATGCAGAAGGTGGCGGACAGATAGGAGATACCGGTCGTATTATCGGAAAATCAGGTGTTATTACTGTTGAAAATTGTAGAACTCTTCCGGACGGAATTTCTTATGTTATCGGTACAGTGAGCGAAGGTATTATTGAATTAAATTCGTCTGTTAATGTGATTGTTGATAGAGAAAGAAGACATGCACTGGCACGCAATCACACAGGAACCCATTTATTACAAGCTGCATTACGTAAAGTTTTAGGGAATACGGTTAATCAAGCGGGATCTTTAGTTCTACCCGACAGACTTCGTTTTGATTTTACTTGGCCGGAAGCGATTTCCGCTAAACAGTTGTGTGAAGTGGAACGTTTGGTTAATGAAGAAATTGTTAAGGGGACACCTGTAGAGTTTTGTACTATGCCAATTGTCGAGGCGAAGAAACTGGGAGCTATGGCATTATTTGGCGAAAAATATGCAGATGTAGTTCGTGTCGTGTCTGTAAAAGATTTCAGTATTGAACTTTGTGGTGGTAGCCATGTATCCAATACAGGCGAAATCGGTTCATTTCGTATTGTCAGTGAAAGTGGTATCGGCTCAGGCATCCGTCGTATAGAGGCGATTACCGGATTAGCAGCTTATGACGCTATGGATAAAGATCGCCAATTAATAAATAGAGCAGCTTATTTGCTTAAAGGAAAACCGGAAGAAATTACCGAAAGAATAGAAAAGTTATCGTTAGCATTGAAAGAAGCAAAGCAGGCTATGGATAAACTTAAGGCAAAACATGCTAAAGATACTATTGGAGATTTATTAGCAAAGGCGGAAGAAAAGAACGGAGTAGCTTATTTAGGTGCTGTTGTAGAGGCCGAAGATATGAATGAACTTCGTAAAATAGCAGATTTGGTAAAGGATAAGTTAGATAAGGGAGCTTTTATTCTTGGTTGCGTAAGTGGTGATAAGGTAAATTTTGTAGGTATGGCATCTAAAGATGCTGTTGCACAAGGTGTACATATGGGGAAAGTAGTATCTGCTGCCGCTAAAATTTGTAATGGTGGTGGCGGTGGTAAGCCAGATAAAGCACAAGCCGGAGGTAAAGATGTATCTAAGTTGGATGCAGCTATTGCAGAAGGGATACAACTTATTATCGGCATGCTTAACTAA
- a CDS encoding nitrilase-related carbon-nitrogen hydrolase, whose protein sequence is MKIGMIQMEAAAGNVEYNISHGFKLMEEAASSSDMVVLPELWTIGYNFHDLETKTVQIGDSLIERLCNFAKFHQITLIPGTLPMKKGKHIYNTGFIINKKGEIQASYSKRHLFHEYLEYELMKPGTRLMVTEIDGIQCGMGICFELYFHKMFRKMSNKGVTLVIVPAAWPANHIAHWNVLAKARAIENGIYVCAVNMVGKYKDAVVGGHSMFINPEGYSSFEGDMKEHIYYGEYEASRYKELATTRNVICLDKPDWGIR, encoded by the coding sequence GTGAAAATAGGAATGATTCAAATGGAGGCGGCAGCGGGAAATGTAGAATACAACATTTCTCATGGTTTTAAACTTATGGAAGAAGCTGCTAGTTCTTCAGATATGGTGGTTCTTCCTGAATTATGGACAATTGGGTACAATTTTCATGATTTGGAAACTAAAACAGTACAGATAGGGGATTCTCTAATAGAAAGACTTTGTAATTTTGCAAAATTTCATCAAATTACCTTAATTCCGGGTACATTGCCAATGAAAAAAGGGAAGCATATTTATAACACAGGTTTTATTATTAATAAAAAAGGAGAGATACAGGCAAGCTATAGTAAGAGACATCTTTTTCATGAGTATCTTGAATATGAATTGATGAAACCGGGAACTCGATTGATGGTGACAGAAATTGATGGAATACAGTGCGGAATGGGAATTTGTTTTGAATTGTATTTTCATAAAATGTTTAGAAAAATGTCAAACAAAGGAGTTACCCTAGTTATTGTACCTGCGGCATGGCCTGCTAATCATATTGCACATTGGAATGTATTAGCTAAAGCTCGAGCTATAGAGAATGGAATATATGTTTGCGCGGTTAATATGGTAGGGAAATATAAGGATGCTGTGGTTGGCGGACATAGTATGTTTATTAATCCGGAGGGATATTCTTCTTTTGAAGGAGATATGAAAGAGCATATATATTATGGAGAATATGAAGCATCACGATATAAAGAGTTGGCTACTACGAGGAATGTAATTTGTCTTGATAAACCGGATTGGGGCATTCGATAA
- a CDS encoding NlpC/P60 family protein, giving the protein MKILKALLTTGIIAVGLFSIGYADYFVGDQGNEVRMLQQRLIKAGYDVTIDGVYGQGTARAVKLFQKNKKLTVDGVVGDETYRELTGRTMPTIKSGSKANGRHTPVKVESKSKGNKENKKKESNKNHLEHINWNKTYTLTGKEQGIMNEAKKYIGIPYRFGGTDVNGFDCSGFIQYVFNRQGIKLPRSADEQYSKGKYVPINSLEPGDLVFFSTYTEGVSHSGIYVGNGDFISATTSKGIIVSDMKSGYWFERYIGAKRIL; this is encoded by the coding sequence ATGAAAATATTAAAAGCACTTTTGACAACAGGAATTATTGCTGTCGGATTATTTAGTATAGGATATGCAGATTATTTTGTTGGAGATCAAGGTAATGAAGTGAGAATGCTTCAACAACGTCTCATCAAAGCGGGTTATGATGTGACTATAGACGGAGTCTATGGTCAAGGTACGGCTCGAGCGGTTAAACTATTTCAAAAAAATAAGAAATTAACAGTAGACGGTGTTGTTGGAGACGAAACATATAGAGAATTAACCGGACGAACTATGCCTACTATAAAATCAGGAAGTAAGGCAAATGGAAGGCATACACCGGTAAAAGTAGAGTCAAAATCTAAAGGTAATAAAGAAAATAAGAAAAAAGAATCAAATAAAAATCATTTAGAACATATTAATTGGAATAAGACGTATACATTGACGGGAAAAGAACAAGGAATAATGAATGAGGCTAAGAAATATATCGGAATTCCTTATCGATTCGGTGGAACAGATGTGAATGGATTTGATTGTTCCGGATTTATACAATATGTATTTAATCGTCAAGGGATAAAACTTCCTCGCTCGGCAGATGAACAGTATAGTAAAGGTAAATATGTTCCTATAAACTCTTTGGAACCGGGAGATTTAGTGTTTTTCTCTACTTATACGGAAGGGGTATCTCACTCAGGAATCTATGTTGGTAATGGCGATTTTATTAGTGCTACAACCAGTAAAGGAATTATAGTTTCAGATATGAAAAGCGGTTATTGGTTTGAACGATATATAGGCGCTAAAAGAATTTTATGA
- a CDS encoding GatB/YqeY domain-containing protein yields MSIKEQLLADMKSAMKAKAEGKLALTVIRMARAHIRQAEIDNGHVELTDDQVIAVLRKEVKQRKETLAELADSSRDDLIEQTNAEIAVLQKYLPAELSEEEIRKVVQEIVDAMDPEQRNMGSMMKAAMAQLKGKADGKVISAIVRELLA; encoded by the coding sequence TTGTCAATTAAGGAACAACTTCTAGCAGATATGAAATCTGCTATGAAAGCAAAGGCAGAAGGAAAGCTGGCTCTGACTGTAATCCGTATGGCACGGGCGCATATCAGACAAGCGGAAATTGATAATGGTCATGTGGAATTAACCGATGACCAAGTGATTGCAGTTCTGCGCAAAGAAGTAAAGCAGCGTAAGGAAACTCTCGCTGAACTTGCTGATTCAAGCAGAGATGATCTGATTGAACAAACCAATGCTGAGATCGCTGTATTACAGAAATACCTCCCGGCTGAACTCTCAGAAGAAGAGATCAGGAAGGTTGTGCAGGAAATTGTGGATGCCATGGATCCGGAACAGAGAAATATGGGTTCAATGATGAAGGCTGCTATGGCTCAGCTTAAGGGAAAAGCAGATGGTAAAGTAATTAGTGCGATAGTACGAGAATTACTTGCTTAG
- the rpsU gene encoding 30S ribosomal protein S21, whose protein sequence is MSEVKVRKGETLDSALRRFKRSCQKAGVLSEVRKREHYEKPSVRRKLKSEAARKRKFK, encoded by the coding sequence ATGTCTGAAGTTAAAGTCAGAAAGGGCGAAACTCTTGACAGCGCTCTTCGCAGATTTAAACGTTCCTGCCAAAAGGCCGGGGTTCTTTCTGAAGTAAGAAAGCGTGAACATTACGAAAAACCTAGCGTAAGACGTAAGCTCAAGTCTGAAGCTGCAAGAAAACGTAAATTCAAGTAA
- a CDS encoding histidine triad nucleotide-binding protein gives MKDCLFCKIIAGEIPSTKVYEDEHWFAFRDISPCAPIHVLLIPKIHVKNILDFTEETSTYFSNFFLIVKKIAEQEGLEESGFRLVMNTGEQSGQTVFHFHAHIIGGKEMGCPPFPVQE, from the coding sequence ATGAAAGATTGTTTATTTTGCAAAATTATAGCAGGAGAAATTCCAAGTACAAAAGTATATGAAGATGAACATTGGTTTGCTTTCCGTGATATTTCGCCTTGTGCACCGATACATGTTTTATTAATTCCTAAAATACATGTAAAAAATATATTAGATTTTACAGAAGAAACCTCTACATATTTTTCAAACTTTTTCTTGATTGTAAAAAAGATTGCTGAACAAGAAGGATTAGAAGAGTCCGGATTTCGTTTAGTTATGAACACAGGAGAACAATCCGGTCAAACCGTATTCCATTTCCATGCGCATATTATTGGCGGGAAAGAAATGGGATGCCCTCCATTCCCTGTTCAAGAATAA